AAATCAAAAACCTCATCGTCGCCATCGTTGAAAACTGAATATATTTCATCAGCCCCTTTTATCTCTTTAGTAACTGTTTCATACTTTTTTCCTTCGGTATGCTTCAGAAACCGGACAAGCTCATTAGGTTTTGCATAATGTAGAGCAGTCCATACATTTTGCTCAGGATGATTTTCAGAGTACTCCAATTTGTCAGGTCTAACCCAATAATCTTCACCTCTCATTACTTCTGTGCCTGTAACTTCCACTTTCATTATAACTTCGCTTGGATTAGATTTTAATACAACATCTAAATCCGGCACTCCTTTTTCCTCTGCGTGCTCCTTTATAATTTTATTGCTATCTGCACCAAATCCGACTATTTTGACTTGAAGCCTGTCGTCAATAGATTCAATAATATCCTTTATTTTATTCAGTCTGACTTTTTCTTTTTCCCAAGCATCTTCTCCATAAGCTTTTTTCCAAAAGAAACTTTCATTTTCTTTTAACTGAGCACAAGTGATTTCAGAACCTACTGTCAAACCCATTGCTTGAAAAGTTCGTGCTCTAATTCCGGTACAGAATTCTCCATCAATAAAAACGCTCACCCTATCAGGATTACTGGCTTGGGGTGTTATTCTTGTAATTCTTGGCATAATACTAATTGTTTAATTATCAATAACTAATTTAACCTCATTCTCGTTAAGGGTAAACAAGTTACAGAAAATTATATCAATTTCATTTTGAATCGTATTCTTTTTGCTTTTCAATTCATTAATTTCATTGATTCTACCGGAAAATAATTCAAACCATTTGTATTCCTCATCGGCTGTTAATTTCTTATTTCTATTAGCATTTACATTCTTTATAAAAGCTTTAAAATCTGATTCATCCCATTTAATTAGATTAGAAGTTAACTGTTCATTTTTGAATAATAACTTTGAAAAATATTTTATGAAATTCTTTTGGGTCATAGAGATTTCATTTATTATCAATTTTTGATTTTCAATCAGTTTTAGTAATTCATCATTTGATTTTTTATCAATTTTTGGAATAGGAATTCTTTGAGTAATTGCATTATCAAAGTGCATCGTTCTTATAGCTTTTCCAAATATAAATCGATATGCAAACCAATTGATTATTTTAGAATTTAATAAAGCTGAAATAACTTTGGAATTAAAATCTTCTTTTATTGTTAGCTGATTAATAGTATCTAATATTGAATATTTATCCTTTGCTCCATCGGGAGAACAAGAAATTATTTTGATATGTTCTACCGGATTTTGAATGTGAGAAACGATATTTTGGACTAATACCGAATTTGGATTAATAAAGTTTTTTTTGTCGTTTTGAATAACAGAATAATTAATTTTCCCTTTATAACCCCGCAATCCTTCTCGTTGAATATTTGCCCCACCCAACACAAAAGTATCACCTTCTTCAGAAACCTGACTTTGAAAGCTGCCCCCTCTTTGATTAATTGAAATGTCGTTTAGAAACTGGACTTTACGAATCATTTTTTTTCCAATCTTTAACTCTTCAGTAGCAATACCATTTAATAAAAATCCAAATTCCCTAAAAGTCGTTTTGGATATCTCACCGATTTTTGATATTTCTTGGTTATTTCTTATTGAAGAGGTATAAGATTCTGAATTTATTGATTTAGTAAATTCGACTATTACTTGTTCCAATTTAACTTCGTTCCAAACCTTTGAACAATCAACAATTTCAGTTATATCATTTACAAGAAATTCCCTGATGGGCTTGTAATTTGAAGAAAATGAAAAAGACTTAGGAATAATAAATCCTAAATGTCCACCTTCTTTTAATAAATCATAAGATAATTTCAGAAAAGAAATTACAGTTTCAGACCCACCACTAATGAAAGTTTTATTGAGATATGATTGCGTTTGCTGGTCTAATTTTGCACCATAAGGAGGGTTTCCAATTATTACATCAAAACCTTTTTTGTCATTTAATATTTCAGGAAACATTTCAGACCATTTAAAAGCCTTTTCACCGCCTAATGTCTTATTACTAATCAAACTATTTCCACAACGTATATTATTGCTTAAATCGTTTAGTTTTCTTTTTGGTTGTGCGGTTCTTAACCATAATGACAATTTTGCGATTTCAACGGATTCATCATTTAGGTCAACTCCAAAAATGTTTCTTTCTAAAACCTGATTTTCAATATCGCTAAAAACTAAAGCCCCACCCAACAAATTAGCTTTTAGTTCGTCAATGTATCGATGTTCCTTAATTAGAAATTCCAAAGCTTGATTTAAGAACGCACCCGAACCACAGGCAGGGTCACAAATCTTAATGTCAAGTAGCCATTCTCTATACTCCGACAATATATCTAACAAAG
This region of Flavobacterium inviolabile genomic DNA includes:
- a CDS encoding Eco57I restriction-modification methylase domain-containing protein produces the protein MSLYQESVLISYLKLQDNEVIAKAYKKYAKYFLNAKIQENIKRSKEEQFQAIFLTELFVNVLGYVINPNPSFNLTTEFKNQKNAGKADGAIIKNGAAIGVIELKGTKTKDLESIRKQAFDYKSNQKGCTYIITSNFEKLRFYINDATEYEEFNLFSLTEERFSIMYLCLAKSNVFNNIPLRLMQDSITEEKKITKRFYDDYSLFKRELFRDLVKRNTKRFKHFREENREVFDKEFELEFSSFEKNLKLSLFKKSQKLIDRFLFIFFAEDRGLLLPNTTKKIVNDWNKLKELDAKVSLYDRFKLFFDYLDKGRKQTDGKDEVFAYNGGLFKPDFILEYLEIDDDLLDKYTLKLSEYNFRSQVDVNILGHIFENSLNEIESINAEIIGGQFDKQKSKRKNDGVFYTPKYITKFIVDSTLGKLCNDKKNELNFREEEYFKSRKSRKETILQALLDILSEYREWLLDIKICDPACGSGAFLNQALEFLIKEHRYIDELKANLLGGALVFSDIENQVLERNIFGVDLNDESVEIAKLSLWLRTAQPKRKLNDLSNNIRCGNSLISNKTLGGEKAFKWSEMFPEILNDKKGFDVIIGNPPYGAKLDQQTQSYLNKTFISGGSETVISFLKLSYDLLKEGGHLGFIIPKSFSFSSNYKPIREFLVNDITEIVDCSKVWNEVKLEQVIVEFTKSINSESYTSSIRNNQEISKIGEISKTTFREFGFLLNGIATEELKIGKKMIRKVQFLNDISINQRGGSFQSQVSEEGDTFVLGGANIQREGLRGYKGKINYSVIQNDKKNFINPNSVLVQNIVSHIQNPVEHIKIISCSPDGAKDKYSILDTINQLTIKEDFNSKVISALLNSKIINWFAYRFIFGKAIRTMHFDNAITQRIPIPKIDKKSNDELLKLIENQKLIINEISMTQKNFIKYFSKLLFKNEQLTSNLIKWDESDFKAFIKNVNANRNKKLTADEEYKWFELFSGRINEINELKSKKNTIQNEIDIIFCNLFTLNENEVKLVIDN